Proteins from a single region of Bogoriella caseilytica:
- a CDS encoding polysaccharide pyruvyl transferase family protein encodes MREVFASAMGQYDNLGDTVLRRPYLRTLRELGPLNVFVGNRPDDYLSALGIESTDVLFRDSAQWRRAISRSITRQGAVYAFNAGEIETTRPYAMHYLRVAPLLAVNRLRGGRALHVGLGIRRPTRWVPAIRGTLRLCDVVSWRDHESQMTMRTGGVAPDWGFAEGADDATLLDRAAAGGQRSIVVAPRHNGARFADDWCERFAAVARELDLEIVVAAQTVRDNAAAEVLARKWSAETVLWESPHHAAHEFRLREAYSQAAVVVSERLHALVLGATEGATPVAVADAPRAKAVRTIRSAGLAEFVVSSTVTASIDPDVLGRASSSAHETATQVISARRGIETLKERVRRAVAH; translated from the coding sequence ATGAGAGAAGTATTTGCCTCCGCGATGGGGCAGTACGACAACCTTGGTGACACGGTGCTGCGGAGGCCCTACCTCCGCACGCTCCGAGAGCTGGGCCCGCTGAACGTCTTCGTGGGCAATCGCCCCGATGACTACCTCTCGGCACTCGGAATCGAGAGCACGGATGTCCTCTTCCGCGACTCCGCACAGTGGCGACGGGCGATCTCCCGCAGCATCACTCGCCAGGGCGCCGTCTACGCCTTCAACGCGGGAGAGATCGAGACGACTCGCCCGTATGCCATGCACTACCTGCGCGTGGCGCCTCTCCTCGCCGTGAACAGGCTCCGCGGGGGGCGCGCTCTCCACGTCGGTCTCGGAATCCGCCGGCCGACACGATGGGTTCCCGCGATACGCGGCACGCTGCGCCTGTGCGATGTGGTCAGCTGGCGCGACCACGAGTCGCAGATGACCATGAGGACCGGCGGCGTCGCGCCGGATTGGGGCTTCGCCGAAGGCGCGGACGATGCGACGCTGCTGGACCGTGCAGCGGCCGGTGGCCAGCGCTCCATCGTGGTCGCTCCCCGGCACAACGGGGCTCGCTTCGCGGACGACTGGTGCGAACGGTTCGCCGCCGTCGCCCGAGAGCTTGACCTGGAGATCGTGGTGGCCGCGCAGACGGTTCGCGACAATGCTGCAGCGGAGGTCCTGGCGCGCAAGTGGTCGGCAGAGACAGTGCTCTGGGAGAGTCCGCACCACGCCGCCCACGAGTTCCGGCTCCGTGAGGCGTACTCCCAGGCCGCGGTCGTCGTCAGCGAGCGACTGCACGCCCTCGTCCTCGGAGCGACGGAAGGAGCTACTCCCGTGGCAGTCGCTGATGCGCCCCGTGCGAAGGCCGTCCGGACGATCCGTTCCGCTGGCCTCGCGGAGTTCGTCGTCTCCTCCACCGTGACCGCCTCGATCGATCCGGACGTGCTCGGCCGGGCG